In Geopsychrobacter electrodiphilus DSM 16401, a single window of DNA contains:
- a CDS encoding GSU3473 family protein, which translates to MRVIYTDGTFDLVKDFSLNRLIETCRIIKFKRESGWVDIRSQQIRRKGRDENYFGPERRSHPQPGP; encoded by the coding sequence ATGCGTGTCATCTACACTGATGGAACTTTTGATCTGGTTAAGGACTTCAGCCTTAACCGCTTAATTGAAACTTGCAGAATTATAAAGTTCAAGAGGGAGAGTGGTTGGGTCGACATCCGCTCGCAACAAATACGCAGAAAAGGCAGAGACGAAAATTATTTCGGGCCTGAAAGAAGAAGCCATCCGCAGCCCGGGCCGTGA
- a CDS encoding efflux RND transporter permease subunit has product MKVPRTENLGFAGRMAAIFVNSRLTPMAIIFSLLLGFMAITLLPREEEPQIKVPMIDVLVSMPGATPSEVEQRVSIPMEKLLYELPGVEYIYSTSMSGQSMLVVRFYVGQNLEEAIVRLNQKLATNFDRIPHGVSPPLIKPHSIDDVPILALTFHGGGYDHSTLRRLAAQVDDEIKSITNVAETKLIGGTRRQVRVEFDPLRLAARNLIPSQLISALQQANTQNYTGKVESLNHEVLLQTGQFLQSAAEIGRIVVGVYGGRPVYLSDVAQIIDGPQEPDTYVLYGEPGKKEEAAVTLSIAKRPGTNAIDVVHDVEAKIESLKGTLIPADLSVSITRNYGKTAADKSNELLLHMGIAVIGVSLLILFFLGFRESLVVMLAIPSTLALSLMVFYLYGYTLNRITLFALIFSIGILVDDAIVVVENIVRHMRLPSARNKSMVTITVEAVAEVGNPTILATLAVIAAILPMAFVGGLMGPYMRPIPIGSSAAMLFSLLIAFTVTPWAAVHLLRRHKSPHKAENKIEVEIEQDLEQTRTWLTRGYYRVMEPLLSSVLAQTVFFAVIIVLLLASCSLVYFGQVKVKMLPFDNKSEFQVILNMPEGSTLEQTSQVALEMGEVVKNDSATTDYQIYVGTSSPYNFNGLVRHYFMRSGSSVADIQVNLLPKEERPLQSHAIAVRIRPALARIAQKYGATVAVAEVPPGPPVLSTLVAEIYGNSDAQRVKLAKEVRKIFNHTKGVVDVDWYRETDRQRLVLKVDKEKAALNGISEGEITRTIQMATQGMSVDLFHQPTDKEEINIILELPIRLRARIDGLLNISLRSARNPQGALVPLRELVTVSQQPVEQPRYRKNLKPVIYVTGDVAGSVESPVYAIFDMNKQLAKLKGTDFGGHNAAIEVFNLHQPFSTAEPSIKWDGEWHITLEVFRDLGLAFAVVMVLIYMLMVGWFKDYFTPLVVMAAIPFSLIGILPAHWGIGAFFTATSMIGFMAGAGIVIRNSIILIDFIELRISHGLPLGEAVIEAGAVRFRPMLLTALAVVVGASVILPDPIFQGLAISLMFGEIASLLISCIAIPVLYSMLKKRGFEKKAQQEQGL; this is encoded by the coding sequence ATGAAGGTGCCACGGACAGAAAACCTCGGGTTTGCAGGCCGCATGGCAGCGATTTTTGTCAACTCGCGCCTCACCCCGATGGCCATCATTTTTTCGCTACTCCTAGGGTTTATGGCGATCACCCTGTTGCCGCGCGAGGAAGAACCGCAGATCAAAGTGCCGATGATCGATGTCCTGGTCAGCATGCCAGGCGCGACGCCTTCGGAGGTTGAACAACGGGTTTCAATTCCGATGGAGAAACTGCTCTATGAACTGCCGGGGGTTGAATATATCTATTCCACCTCGATGTCTGGTCAGAGCATGCTGGTTGTGCGTTTTTATGTTGGACAGAATCTTGAGGAAGCGATTGTGCGTCTCAACCAGAAGCTGGCGACCAATTTTGATCGCATTCCGCACGGGGTTTCGCCGCCGCTGATCAAGCCGCACAGCATCGACGATGTTCCGATTCTCGCGCTGACCTTTCATGGCGGGGGCTATGATCATTCTACCCTGCGCCGACTGGCCGCCCAGGTTGACGATGAAATCAAGAGCATCACCAATGTTGCCGAGACCAAGTTGATCGGGGGAACCCGGCGACAGGTTCGGGTCGAATTCGATCCCCTGCGATTGGCGGCGCGAAATCTCATTCCGAGCCAGCTGATCTCGGCCCTTCAACAAGCCAATACCCAGAATTATACCGGTAAAGTTGAATCGCTTAATCATGAAGTGCTCCTGCAGACGGGTCAGTTTCTGCAGTCCGCTGCGGAGATTGGTCGCATCGTGGTTGGCGTCTATGGTGGCCGTCCGGTTTATCTGTCTGATGTTGCGCAGATAATCGATGGCCCGCAAGAGCCGGACACCTATGTGTTGTACGGCGAGCCAGGCAAAAAGGAAGAAGCGGCAGTGACCCTGTCAATTGCCAAGCGACCCGGCACCAACGCGATCGACGTGGTTCATGATGTCGAGGCCAAGATTGAAAGTTTAAAAGGAACCCTGATACCGGCGGATCTCAGTGTCAGCATTACACGTAACTACGGTAAAACCGCTGCCGATAAATCCAACGAACTGCTGCTGCATATGGGCATTGCCGTCATCGGCGTATCATTATTGATCCTCTTTTTCCTCGGTTTTAGGGAATCGCTGGTGGTCATGCTGGCGATCCCGTCAACGCTGGCTCTGAGCCTGATGGTTTTCTACCTTTACGGTTACACTCTCAACCGAATCACCCTGTTTGCCCTGATCTTTTCCATCGGGATTCTGGTCGATGACGCCATTGTCGTGGTTGAAAATATTGTGCGCCACATGCGCTTGCCGAGTGCCCGTAACAAATCAATGGTGACGATCACGGTCGAGGCGGTGGCCGAGGTTGGTAACCCGACAATTCTGGCGACCCTGGCGGTTATCGCCGCGATTTTGCCCATGGCCTTTGTTGGTGGTCTGATGGGGCCTTATATGCGGCCGATCCCGATTGGGTCTTCGGCGGCAATGCTTTTTTCGTTGTTGATCGCTTTCACTGTCACTCCCTGGGCAGCTGTTCATCTGTTGCGCCGACACAAAAGCCCACACAAGGCCGAGAATAAAATCGAGGTCGAGATTGAACAAGACCTGGAGCAAACCCGAACCTGGTTAACCAGGGGGTACTACCGGGTCATGGAGCCCCTGCTCTCAAGCGTTCTTGCGCAAACCGTGTTTTTCGCGGTGATTATAGTGTTACTCCTGGCGAGTTGTTCGTTGGTCTATTTTGGCCAGGTTAAGGTCAAGATGCTCCCCTTCGACAACAAGAGTGAGTTTCAGGTGATCCTTAATATGCCCGAAGGTTCAACTCTTGAGCAGACCAGCCAGGTTGCGCTTGAAATGGGTGAGGTGGTGAAGAACGATTCAGCAACCACTGATTACCAGATCTACGTAGGCACTTCTTCGCCTTACAATTTCAATGGTCTGGTGCGGCATTACTTCATGCGTAGCGGTTCGTCGGTGGCCGATATTCAGGTCAACCTGTTACCCAAGGAAGAGCGGCCACTGCAGAGTCATGCCATCGCAGTGCGCATAAGACCAGCGTTGGCCAGGATTGCCCAAAAATATGGTGCTACTGTTGCAGTCGCAGAAGTGCCACCCGGTCCGCCAGTGCTGTCAACCCTGGTCGCCGAGATCTACGGCAACAGTGACGCCCAACGGGTCAAATTGGCCAAAGAGGTCCGCAAAATTTTTAATCATACAAAAGGTGTGGTTGATGTTGACTGGTATCGCGAGACTGATCGTCAGCGCCTGGTGTTAAAGGTCGATAAAGAGAAAGCCGCCCTCAACGGCATTAGTGAGGGCGAGATCACCCGCACGATTCAGATGGCGACCCAGGGGATGTCGGTGGATTTGTTTCATCAGCCCACGGATAAGGAAGAGATCAATATTATTTTGGAATTGCCGATCCGTTTGCGGGCACGGATTGACGGCCTGTTGAATATTTCTTTAAGGTCCGCTCGAAATCCGCAAGGCGCGTTGGTCCCGCTGCGTGAGCTCGTGACGGTCAGTCAACAACCGGTGGAGCAGCCGCGCTATCGCAAGAATTTGAAACCGGTTATCTACGTTACGGGTGATGTTGCGGGCAGCGTGGAGAGCCCGGTTTACGCCATCTTCGATATGAATAAACAGCTGGCCAAGCTCAAAGGAACCGATTTCGGCGGGCATAATGCCGCGATCGAAGTCTTCAACCTCCATCAGCCGTTCAGCACCGCCGAGCCTTCCATTAAATGGGATGGCGAGTGGCATATTACCCTTGAAGTCTTCCGCGATCTGGGGCTGGCTTTCGCTGTGGTGATGGTCTTGATCTACATGCTGATGGTTGGCTGGTTCAAGGATTATTTTACCCCGTTGGTGGTGATGGCCGCGATCCCCTTTTCCTTGATCGGGATCCTCCCCGCCCATTGGGGGATAGGCGCCTTCTTTACCGCGACATCAATGATCGGTTTTATGGCTGGCGCTGGAATTGTTATTCGTAATTCGATTATCCTGATCGATTTTATCGAACTGCGGATCAGCCACGGCCTGCCGCTGGGCGAAGCGGTAATCGAAGCTGGTGCCGTCCGCTTTCGGCCGATGCTGTTGACCGCATTGGCGGTGGTCGTTGGAGCTTCGGTGATTCTCCCTGACCCGATTTTCCAGGGGTTGGCCATCTCCCTGATGTTCGGCGAAATTGCCTCGTTACTGATCAGCTGCATTGCTATTCCGGTACTTTATTCAATGCTCAAAAAGAGAGGGTTCGAAAAGAAAGCTCAGCAGGAACAGGGTTTGTGA
- a CDS encoding efflux RND transporter periplasmic adaptor subunit: MMLKQPLFFVLLLLLLSLSACSESKEKTAIKSVPQAPVQVQVKTLSLSEVPFQVEVAGTLQAVERALISSRVSGQITEMPVSVGSKVAKGDLLVKIRAAEINAKVMQAKTQLAQAERNLDRETRLLKVNASTQERVKSLSEMVQISKAGYHEALAMLDYTQVRAPFAGTVTHKMVDIGDLSAPGAPLLNLENGRALEVLVQVPEALAQGLSLGTSLSVIIPAAQLELQVKISEISPTADPTSRTRQIKLTLPVNPALRAGQFARVSLAAKRATTLLVPQSAVHQNGQMEQVYVAEQGVARMRLVRTGADYADQVEILSGLNAGEQIVISAKTELKDGQPLEIIQTGLGK; encoded by the coding sequence ATGATGTTGAAACAACCCCTATTCTTTGTCTTGCTCCTTCTTTTGCTTTCACTAAGTGCTTGCAGTGAGTCGAAAGAAAAAACAGCGATAAAATCCGTGCCACAGGCGCCTGTTCAGGTTCAGGTTAAAACCCTGAGCTTAAGCGAGGTACCATTTCAGGTTGAAGTGGCTGGAACTCTGCAAGCCGTCGAGCGGGCGCTGATCTCTTCCCGCGTCAGCGGACAGATTACTGAAATGCCGGTGTCAGTGGGTTCCAAGGTGGCAAAGGGAGATCTGCTGGTGAAGATCCGCGCCGCCGAAATTAATGCCAAAGTCATGCAGGCCAAAACCCAGTTGGCGCAGGCAGAACGCAACCTGGACCGGGAAACAAGACTGCTGAAAGTTAATGCTTCGACCCAGGAAAGGGTGAAATCCCTGAGCGAGATGGTTCAAATCAGTAAGGCTGGGTACCATGAGGCGCTGGCCATGCTCGACTACACCCAGGTTAGAGCACCCTTTGCCGGAACAGTTACTCACAAAATGGTCGATATCGGTGATCTGTCGGCGCCTGGGGCGCCTCTGCTCAACCTCGAAAATGGTCGCGCTCTTGAGGTCCTGGTGCAGGTGCCCGAAGCTCTTGCTCAGGGTTTGAGCCTGGGGACCAGCCTCTCCGTCATTATTCCCGCAGCCCAACTTGAACTCCAGGTTAAAATAAGTGAAATCTCACCGACTGCCGATCCGACATCACGCACCAGGCAAATAAAGCTGACCCTGCCTGTCAACCCAGCACTGCGCGCAGGTCAATTTGCACGCGTCTCACTGGCCGCCAAGCGAGCAACGACTCTGCTGGTGCCCCAAAGCGCTGTGCACCAAAATGGCCAGATGGAGCAGGTTTATGTGGCAGAACAGGGCGTTGCCCGGATGCGACTCGTCCGGACGGGGGCAGATTACGCAGACCAGGTCGAAATTCTCAGTGGCCTGAACGCCGGCGAGCAGATCGTGATCTCGGCAAAAACTGAGCTGAAAGATGGACAACCTCTCGAAATCATTCAGACTGGGCTCGGCAAATGA
- a CDS encoding alpha-E domain-containing protein: protein MLSRVANSMYWLNRYIERAENVARFIDANYHMTLDIPEGASDQWQPLINTTGDHELFKKLHGEATREKAIEFLVFDRNNPNSIHSCVRAARENARSVREYISSEMWEQINTFYLMINNAAKEVSMDLPHQFFVDIMTASHTFIGITDCTMNHGEGWHFGRLGRMLERADKTSRILDVKYFILLPSVDYIGSPYDNILWGALLRSASAFEMYRKQYGRIDPKKIVEFLLLSATFPRAVHYSVVTAMISMNNITGSSRGTFSNKAEQSLGRLLSEFDFAALDDIFTQGLHEYLDGAQSRINDVGAAVQKTFFSPQVEEVATEARINE from the coding sequence ATGCTAAGTCGCGTTGCAAATTCCATGTACTGGCTCAACCGTTACATCGAACGGGCCGAAAATGTCGCCCGTTTCATCGATGCCAACTATCACATGACCCTCGATATCCCCGAAGGCGCCAGCGATCAGTGGCAACCCCTGATCAACACGACTGGCGACCACGAGCTCTTCAAAAAACTCCATGGTGAAGCCACGCGTGAGAAGGCCATCGAATTTCTGGTGTTCGACCGCAACAACCCCAACTCAATCCACTCCTGTGTGCGCGCGGCGCGTGAAAATGCACGCTCGGTCCGCGAATATATCAGTTCGGAGATGTGGGAACAGATCAACACTTTCTACCTGATGATCAATAATGCGGCCAAAGAAGTGTCGATGGATCTGCCGCACCAGTTTTTTGTCGACATCATGACTGCCAGCCACACCTTTATCGGCATCACCGACTGCACCATGAATCATGGCGAGGGCTGGCATTTCGGCCGCCTGGGCCGCATGCTGGAACGCGCCGACAAGACCTCGCGGATCCTCGATGTCAAATACTTTATCCTGCTCCCCTCCGTCGATTATATCGGCAGCCCCTATGACAACATCCTCTGGGGAGCACTCTTAAGGTCGGCCAGCGCGTTCGAGATGTACCGCAAGCAATACGGCCGGATCGACCCCAAAAAGATCGTCGAGTTCCTGCTGCTCAGCGCGACATTCCCACGGGCCGTACACTACAGCGTCGTGACTGCCATGATTTCGATGAACAACATCACCGGCAGCTCGCGCGGCACCTTTTCTAACAAGGCCGAACAGAGCCTTGGACGGCTCCTGTCCGAATTTGACTTTGCCGCCCTGGATGACATATTCACCCAGGGTCTGCACGAATATCTTGATGGTGCTCAGTCCCGCATCAATGATGTTGGCGCGGCCGTACAGAAAACGTTCTTCAGTCCCCAAGTCGAAGAGGTTGCAACAGAAGCCAGGATCAACGAATAG
- a CDS encoding TolC family protein — translation MKRLSALWVFLGLLTAGQCAASELRVPELWTAQSAVIFARQNNPDALIAHQRMLEAAAVLKKAAVGFYPQVDLSGGYSQTNNPMYSFGNILTQGEFNQGINFNDPGRTDNLELAVGVQYRIYNGGQDVAGKAAAEAGVDVSAAEQKTTRLQLEFAAYQGFQRIVEAENVVKARQSGLEAVRSSLQVAQARFDAGDLLKLDLLNLEVQESQAKETLIQSRHNLELAKKIFLTLLGLSSGEVNVDVSAVEDQVVPVDPGPDQRPELQRVNAAIQALEAKESAVRGSRLPTVDSFARYQYDQGTVLGGNGDSWLAGVKVNFKLFDGHRASADIAQVHAQLGALRAARHKLQLALGFEIAQAQLALDQAQQRLQVTRVMLEQATEGAQLSHAQFREGVILTSDLINSENRLTDARLHNVLSSSAVQVAIADLRRTAGLPQFDSSLNDQPNVENQP, via the coding sequence ATGAAACGGTTATCAGCACTTTGGGTCTTTTTAGGCCTGTTGACGGCGGGACAATGCGCTGCATCCGAGTTGCGTGTCCCTGAACTCTGGACGGCGCAAAGTGCGGTTATTTTTGCCCGCCAGAATAATCCCGATGCTCTGATCGCACACCAGCGGATGCTCGAGGCCGCGGCGGTATTGAAGAAAGCGGCCGTCGGGTTTTATCCGCAGGTTGACTTGAGTGGCGGTTATAGTCAGACCAACAACCCGATGTATTCGTTTGGCAATATCCTCACCCAGGGTGAGTTTAACCAGGGGATCAATTTTAACGATCCAGGTCGCACCGACAATCTGGAGCTGGCGGTTGGGGTGCAATACCGTATCTATAATGGCGGTCAGGATGTGGCAGGTAAGGCCGCCGCCGAGGCGGGCGTCGATGTGTCCGCAGCTGAGCAAAAAACAACCCGGTTGCAGCTTGAATTTGCCGCCTATCAGGGATTTCAGCGGATTGTGGAAGCCGAAAATGTCGTTAAAGCACGTCAGTCAGGGTTAGAGGCGGTCCGTTCTTCACTTCAGGTAGCGCAGGCCAGGTTCGATGCCGGGGATTTGTTAAAGCTTGATCTGCTTAATCTGGAAGTGCAGGAATCGCAGGCGAAGGAAACCCTGATTCAGAGCCGGCATAATCTGGAATTGGCGAAGAAGATTTTTTTGACCCTGCTGGGACTTTCAAGCGGCGAGGTTAACGTCGATGTTTCAGCGGTGGAAGATCAGGTTGTACCGGTCGATCCTGGCCCCGACCAGCGACCCGAACTGCAACGCGTGAATGCGGCAATTCAGGCCCTGGAGGCGAAGGAGTCAGCGGTCCGTGGCAGCCGTCTGCCGACGGTCGATAGCTTTGCGCGCTATCAATATGATCAAGGGACTGTTCTCGGTGGAAACGGGGATTCCTGGCTGGCTGGAGTTAAAGTTAATTTTAAATTGTTCGATGGTCATAGAGCAAGCGCAGATATCGCTCAGGTTCATGCTCAACTTGGTGCCCTACGCGCTGCCCGACATAAATTGCAGTTGGCCCTCGGGTTTGAAATCGCCCAGGCGCAATTGGCTCTTGATCAGGCCCAGCAGCGCCTGCAGGTAACCAGAGTTATGCTCGAACAGGCGACTGAGGGCGCACAACTCAGTCATGCTCAATTTCGTGAGGGCGTGATTTTGACCTCCGACCTGATCAATAGTGAAAATCGTTTGACAGATGCTCGCTTGCATAATGTCCTTTCGTCTTCGGCGGTTCAGGTTGCCATCGCCGATTTACGGCGTACCGCAGGACTTCCCCAGTTTGACTCTTCTCTCAATGATCAACCCAACGTGGAGAACCAGCCATGA